A DNA window from Pseudodesulfovibrio thermohalotolerans contains the following coding sequences:
- a CDS encoding RnfABCDGE type electron transport complex subunit D, with the protein MNPPILKAMSDISLRLTVSPPPHWRSGRTIQGMMQAHLLALIPAAAMAAVMYGWRALSVVGMAGTAAVLTEVACLRLQKRDVDVDNYSALYAGVLFAFLLPATAAWWLAAMGGALTIALGRAVFGGFGCNPVCAPLVAWAVCRFSWPEAMDIDLNLAGFMANSPVDQLMYFGVGSLGQFDYMDLFMGRQLGGLGSSQVAAVAVGGLFLLAARWIRLFIPFGFLAGVAGTAAVYRLIDPTVYADPVFHLLAGSTMFGAFFLATDTASSPVGKIPQIVFGLIAGAMVVVIRAHGVYPDGVPFAIMVANLLSPLLERLRPKYFGVR; encoded by the coding sequence ATGAATCCTCCCATACTCAAAGCGATGTCCGACATCTCCCTTCGGCTGACGGTTTCACCGCCGCCCCATTGGCGGAGCGGGCGGACCATCCAGGGCATGATGCAGGCCCATTTGCTGGCCCTGATTCCGGCTGCCGCCATGGCGGCCGTCATGTACGGCTGGCGGGCGTTGTCCGTGGTCGGCATGGCCGGAACCGCCGCCGTGCTCACCGAGGTGGCGTGTCTGCGCCTTCAGAAGCGGGATGTGGACGTGGACAATTATTCGGCACTGTACGCCGGGGTGCTGTTCGCCTTCCTGCTCCCGGCCACCGCGGCGTGGTGGCTGGCGGCCATGGGCGGCGCATTGACCATAGCCCTGGGCCGGGCCGTGTTCGGCGGGTTCGGGTGCAACCCTGTCTGCGCTCCGCTGGTGGCATGGGCCGTGTGCCGTTTTTCCTGGCCCGAGGCCATGGACATAGACCTGAACCTGGCCGGATTCATGGCCAATAGCCCGGTGGACCAGCTCATGTACTTCGGGGTCGGCAGCCTCGGCCAGTTCGACTACATGGACCTGTTCATGGGACGGCAGCTCGGCGGGCTCGGCTCTTCCCAGGTCGCGGCCGTGGCCGTCGGCGGCCTCTTTCTTCTCGCCGCCCGCTGGATTCGCCTGTTCATCCCGTTCGGCTTCCTTGCCGGGGTTGCGGGCACGGCGGCCGTGTACCGGCTGATCGATCCCACTGTCTACGCCGACCCGGTGTTTCACCTGCTGGCGGGCAGCACCATGTTCGGGGCGTTTTTCCTGGCCACGGACACCGCGTCCAGCCCGGTCGGCAAGATTCCCCAGATCGTCTTCGGGCTTATTGCCGGAGCCATGGTCGTGGTCATCCGCGCCCACGGGGTATACCCCGACGGCGTGCCCTTCGCGATCATGGTGGCGAACCTGCTCAGTCCGCTGCTGGAACGCCTTCGTCCCAAATACTTCGGAGTCAGATAG
- a CDS encoding sulfite exporter TauE/SafE family protein gives MRFFKQWGNFMMAGAGALAQWEIENAKSIVSSRKKLLLIGLMIIPIILIGVAFADDIGPALPDLLGGKKAYSPAFYSLGIFLISIAIGVGAGLITGCIGAGGGFIIAPALMSAGIKGILAVGTDLFHIFAKAIMGSVIHRKLGNVSVSLAVVFLVGAVLGATAGGVINRVLYEINPILSDAFITTVYSLMLGFLGFYALTDFLRSRKSAHGGDAHGGAEGAELGAICRNLQDVKCPPMIKFDQDLVAGGRQISWIFLVLSGALVGLAAGIMGVGGGFLTFPIFVYVLGVSSMTTVGTDIFQIVFTAGFASITQYAIYGFIFYTLAMGMLIGSLLGIQIGALVTKIVPGITIRGFYAMAVLAGFMNRIFALPGKLAEMEVISLSPGTGDILNTIGIWAFFIVIGGFSVWVVGTFLMNISKLKRKEA, from the coding sequence ATGCGATTTTTCAAGCAATGGGGTAATTTCATGATGGCTGGGGCAGGCGCCCTTGCCCAATGGGAGATCGAAAACGCCAAGTCCATCGTGAGCAGCCGGAAAAAACTCCTGCTCATCGGGCTGATGATAATTCCCATCATCCTGATCGGCGTGGCCTTCGCCGATGACATCGGCCCGGCCCTGCCCGACCTGCTCGGCGGAAAGAAAGCCTACAGCCCGGCATTCTACAGCCTGGGCATTTTCCTGATTTCCATCGCCATCGGCGTTGGCGCGGGCCTCATTACCGGCTGCATCGGCGCGGGCGGCGGCTTCATCATCGCCCCGGCGCTCATGTCGGCGGGCATCAAGGGCATCCTGGCCGTTGGTACCGACCTGTTCCACATTTTCGCCAAGGCGATTATGGGCAGCGTCATTCACCGCAAACTCGGCAACGTGTCCGTGTCCCTGGCCGTTGTCTTCCTGGTGGGCGCCGTGTTGGGGGCCACGGCAGGCGGTGTTATCAACCGCGTGCTGTATGAGATCAACCCGATTCTGAGTGACGCCTTCATCACCACCGTCTACTCCTTGATGCTCGGCTTCCTGGGCTTCTACGCCCTGACCGACTTCCTGCGTTCGCGCAAGTCCGCCCACGGCGGCGATGCTCACGGCGGCGCGGAAGGGGCCGAACTCGGTGCGATTTGCCGCAACCTGCAGGACGTCAAGTGCCCGCCCATGATCAAGTTCGACCAAGACCTGGTCGCCGGCGGCCGTCAGATCTCCTGGATATTCCTGGTCCTGTCCGGCGCTCTGGTCGGCCTGGCCGCTGGTATCATGGGCGTTGGCGGCGGCTTCCTGACCTTCCCGATCTTCGTCTACGTGCTCGGCGTGTCCTCCATGACCACGGTTGGCACCGACATCTTCCAGATCGTGTTTACCGCCGGTTTCGCGTCCATCACCCAGTACGCCATCTACGGCTTCATCTTCTACACCCTGGCCATGGGTATGCTCATCGGCTCGCTGCTGGGCATCCAGATTGGCGCCCTGGTGACCAAGATCGTGCCCGGCATCACCATTCGAGGCTTCTACGCCATGGCGGTGCTGGCCGGTTTCATGAACCGTATCTTCGCGCTGCCGGGCAAGCTGGCCGAAATGGAGGTTATCTCCCTTTCGCCGGGAACGGGCGATATACTCAACACCATCGGCATCTGGGCGTTCTTCATCGTCATCGGCGGGTTCTCCGTCTGGGTGGTGGGGACATTCCTGATGAATATTTCCAAGCTCAAGAGAAAGGAGGCCTAA
- a CDS encoding sigma-54-dependent transcriptional regulator: MNKRIRILAVDDSKSTLEVLKRNLEPAGYEVFTCGRVDEAVALLEDIVIDLVITDYRMPVASGLDLIKHVRANLPDVEIMMITGYPSIPGAVEAIKDGAGEYLAKPFTTEELLSSVGRIVERLQRRRVLASADTPPDNFGIIGTSPEMEHVFQRIGKAAASDANVLIIGESGTGKELVARAVHYNSDRRTASFVPVNCTAIPDSLVESELFGHVKGAFTGAKESRAGFFEIANGGSIFLDEIGDASPTMQAKLLRVLQSKEFCKVGSSIVKTVDVRILAATHKDLRRMVKEGSFREDLFYRINVIDINVPPLSERGDDMLVLINHFLAEFSSAMHREPPTLSDEALQALRRHDWPGNVRELENLIQRLVVIVDHDTIEITDLPDTMRFSLPREGSVNRTLEEVELEHIRNVLVMTGHNKTRAAEILGINRKTLREKLKRVEEMPKSER, from the coding sequence ATGAATAAACGTATCCGCATTCTGGCGGTGGACGACAGCAAGTCCACCCTTGAGGTTCTCAAGCGCAACCTCGAACCTGCGGGTTACGAGGTCTTTACCTGCGGCAGGGTGGACGAGGCCGTGGCCCTGCTTGAGGATATCGTCATAGATCTGGTCATTACCGACTATCGTATGCCCGTCGCCTCCGGGCTCGACCTTATCAAGCACGTGCGGGCCAATCTGCCGGACGTGGAAATCATGATGATAACCGGCTATCCGTCCATTCCTGGAGCGGTGGAAGCCATCAAGGACGGCGCCGGGGAGTACCTGGCCAAGCCGTTCACCACCGAGGAGCTGCTCTCGTCGGTGGGGCGCATCGTGGAGCGGCTCCAGCGCAGGCGGGTGCTCGCATCGGCGGATACGCCGCCCGACAACTTCGGGATCATCGGCACCTCCCCGGAAATGGAGCACGTGTTCCAGCGCATCGGCAAAGCCGCGGCCTCGGACGCCAACGTGCTCATTATCGGCGAGTCCGGCACCGGCAAGGAACTGGTCGCCCGCGCCGTACACTACAACAGTGACCGTCGGACGGCTTCCTTCGTGCCGGTCAATTGCACGGCCATTCCCGACAGCCTCGTTGAGAGCGAGCTTTTTGGTCACGTCAAGGGCGCGTTCACCGGGGCCAAGGAGTCCAGGGCGGGCTTTTTCGAGATCGCCAACGGCGGCTCCATCTTCCTGGACGAGATAGGCGACGCCAGCCCGACCATGCAGGCAAAGCTGCTGCGCGTCCTCCAGTCCAAGGAATTTTGCAAGGTCGGGTCGAGCATCGTCAAGACCGTGGATGTGCGCATCCTGGCCGCCACCCACAAGGACCTTCGGCGTATGGTGAAGGAGGGCTCCTTCCGCGAGGACCTCTTCTACCGGATCAATGTCATTGACATCAATGTGCCGCCCCTGTCGGAGCGCGGGGATGACATGCTCGTGCTCATAAATCACTTCCTGGCCGAGTTTTCCAGCGCCATGCACCGCGAGCCGCCGACCCTCTCCGACGAGGCGTTACAGGCCCTGCGTCGGCACGATTGGCCCGGCAATGTCCGCGAGCTTGAGAATCTCATCCAGCGGCTCGTGGTCATCGTGGATCACGATACCATCGAGATCACCGATCTGCCCGATACCATGCGTTTCAGCCTGCCGCGGGAAGGCAGCGTCAACCGGACTTTGGAGGAGGTTGAACTCGAACATATCCGCAACGTCCTGGTCATGACCGGCCACAACAAGACCAGAGCTGCCGAAATTCTCGGCATAAATCGCAAGACCCTGCGAGAAAAGCTCAAGCGTGTCGAGGAGATGCCCAAGTCGGAACGGTAG
- the rnfG gene encoding RnfABCDGE type electron transport complex subunit G — MREIVNMVVVLSLICAASGTLLVNLKQATRERIEQQVLVNVQGPALMAVLEGCDNDPIAERRTVGGVTVFPARREGRLVGVAFETFASGYSGDIGVMTGFDLGADRLIGIGVTTQTETPGVGTRIMKPAFLKQFRGHGLDAMALSSRDGDIDAVAGATFSSSGAVDAVRKALDVYRDIKPQIADLWPTS, encoded by the coding sequence ATGCGAGAAATAGTTAATATGGTCGTGGTCCTGTCGCTCATCTGCGCCGCTTCCGGCACTCTGCTGGTCAACCTGAAGCAGGCCACCCGGGAGAGGATAGAGCAGCAGGTGCTCGTCAATGTCCAGGGACCGGCCCTCATGGCCGTGCTCGAAGGGTGCGATAACGACCCCATAGCCGAACGGCGGACCGTGGGCGGCGTCACCGTGTTTCCGGCCCGGCGCGAAGGCAGGCTGGTGGGCGTGGCCTTCGAGACCTTCGCTTCAGGTTATTCCGGGGACATCGGGGTCATGACCGGGTTCGACCTTGGCGCGGATCGGCTCATCGGCATCGGGGTCACCACCCAGACCGAGACGCCGGGCGTGGGCACCCGGATCATGAAGCCCGCCTTCCTCAAGCAGTTCAGGGGCCACGGGCTTGACGCCATGGCGCTGAGTTCGAGGGACGGCGACATCGACGCCGTGGCCGGGGCGACCTTCTCGTCCTCCGGCGCGGTGGACGCCGTGCGCAAGGCGCTCGACGTCTACAGGGACATCAAGCCTCAAATCGCCGACCTCTGGCCGACGTCCTAA
- a CDS encoding FUSC family protein, with product MALSLRKIISSHVRHGMKVGLASVLAYVVSGWSGVPYAYWAVITTVIVMQMHVADSINMCLYRFTGTAIGAGMGILMILIFPPTPIYTLIAIFLGTGTCAYLTRYDARYRMAAITMAIVFLSGLFEEHRIEYTLFRVAEIGIGVLCAFVVSVVVWPNRTASVLLERLRTQYDQVADNFLLLVDNFLHQQRKTDPDLFFDLAREVQANRELYNKIYATERRVFRADIDLLGLQVNTLNSVVERIQSAPNLLNEVEGDGFDIIMAPELTRLGQDIADALRAIGRGEKYDSHHLARSVDAVEKRFIELREEGVIERFDVRRYFQVMSFINTAQHLGEFLLLVLNKQQLPE from the coding sequence ATGGCTCTCAGCTTAAGAAAAATCATCAGCAGTCATGTCCGGCACGGAATGAAGGTCGGCCTGGCCAGCGTCCTGGCCTATGTGGTCTCCGGCTGGTCCGGCGTACCTTACGCGTACTGGGCGGTCATCACCACGGTCATCGTCATGCAGATGCACGTGGCCGATTCCATAAACATGTGCCTGTACCGGTTTACCGGCACGGCCATCGGCGCGGGCATGGGCATCCTGATGATCCTCATCTTTCCGCCCACCCCGATCTATACCCTTATCGCAATATTCCTGGGCACGGGCACCTGCGCCTACCTGACGCGCTATGATGCGCGCTACCGCATGGCGGCCATCACCATGGCCATCGTCTTCCTGTCCGGCCTGTTCGAGGAGCATCGCATCGAATACACCCTGTTCCGGGTGGCGGAGATCGGCATCGGTGTGCTCTGCGCTTTCGTTGTTTCGGTGGTCGTGTGGCCCAACAGAACCGCATCGGTCCTGCTTGAGCGGCTGCGCACCCAATACGATCAGGTGGCCGACAATTTCTTGCTGCTCGTGGACAATTTCCTGCATCAACAGCGCAAGACCGATCCGGACCTGTTCTTTGATCTGGCCCGCGAGGTTCAGGCCAACCGGGAGTTGTACAACAAAATTTACGCCACCGAACGGCGCGTCTTCCGCGCTGACATCGATCTGCTCGGCCTTCAGGTCAACACGCTCAACTCCGTGGTCGAACGGATTCAGTCCGCGCCCAATCTGCTCAACGAAGTGGAGGGCGACGGTTTTGACATCATCATGGCCCCGGAGCTTACCCGGCTGGGCCAGGACATCGCCGACGCCCTGCGCGCCATCGGCCGGGGCGAGAAATACGATTCCCATCATCTGGCCCGGTCCGTGGATGCGGTGGAGAAGCGGTTCATCGAGCTGCGCGAGGAAGGCGTCATCGAGCGATTCGACGTTCGCCGCTACTTCCAGGTCATGAGCTTCATCAACACGGCCCAGCACCTCGGCGAATTCCTTTTGCTGGTCCTGAACAAGCAGCAGTTACCCGAGTAA
- a CDS encoding 4Fe-4S dicluster domain-containing protein produces MLKIRYPLDSELANSIREMRPPKELHVNVRNLVLKVGKGAVLRKGDIVAEHPSKGVGAFHASACGKVSGVNYHSLTVKCSGGEETVDPVNVETMGKGLELLRALQGLGVDAALFKGGAEVLVVNGQNPEPGISVAQQLLRDGREEIHAGLQMARRLLSPGRTVLAVPKGEETSIPGAETVGVKAKYPYSLDALVVRAVTGREFPEDVRVVNVMDLYDLGKVVLTGLPITETLMSIAGHNYRVPIGTPVRHILDALHMAAGPGDIVVLGGPFRGEAIYSLDQGVKKGDHGLFITSSDSIPAVQDAACINCGECVLQCPARIQPHLISRCAEYERFDEAVRYGLNSCFECGLCAFNCFARRPLLQYIRFAKAQILAKGRETRS; encoded by the coding sequence ATGCTCAAGATTCGCTATCCACTTGATTCCGAGCTGGCCAATTCCATCCGGGAAATGCGGCCCCCCAAGGAGCTGCATGTCAATGTGCGCAACCTCGTCCTGAAGGTCGGCAAGGGAGCCGTGCTGCGTAAGGGTGATATCGTCGCCGAACATCCGTCCAAGGGCGTCGGCGCGTTCCACGCGTCGGCGTGCGGCAAGGTCTCGGGCGTCAACTACCACAGCCTGACCGTCAAATGCTCGGGTGGGGAAGAGACCGTCGACCCGGTGAACGTGGAGACCATGGGCAAGGGCTTGGAGCTTCTGCGCGCCTTGCAGGGGCTCGGCGTGGATGCGGCCCTGTTCAAGGGCGGGGCCGAAGTCCTGGTGGTCAACGGCCAGAACCCGGAACCCGGCATTTCCGTGGCTCAGCAGCTCCTGCGCGACGGACGCGAAGAGATTCATGCCGGGCTGCAAATGGCGCGCAGGCTGCTTTCTCCGGGCCGGACCGTGTTGGCCGTGCCCAAGGGCGAGGAGACCTCCATCCCCGGCGCAGAGACCGTGGGCGTCAAGGCGAAGTATCCCTATTCCCTGGACGCATTGGTGGTCCGGGCCGTCACCGGCAGGGAATTCCCCGAGGACGTCAGGGTCGTCAACGTCATGGATCTGTATGATCTCGGCAAAGTGGTCCTGACCGGGTTGCCTATCACCGAGACCCTCATGAGCATAGCCGGTCACAACTATCGAGTGCCCATCGGCACGCCCGTCAGGCACATCCTGGACGCCCTGCACATGGCCGCCGGCCCCGGCGACATAGTCGTGTTGGGCGGGCCGTTTAGGGGCGAGGCGATCTACAGCCTGGACCAGGGGGTGAAGAAGGGCGACCACGGCCTGTTCATCACCTCTTCGGACTCCATCCCGGCGGTGCAGGATGCGGCGTGCATCAACTGCGGCGAATGCGTTCTGCAATGCCCCGCCAGGATTCAGCCGCATCTCATCAGTCGTTGCGCGGAGTACGAGCGGTTCGATGAGGCTGTTCGATACGGCCTGAACAGTTGTTTCGAGTGCGGCCTGTGCGCCTTCAACTGTTTCGCCAGGCGGCCGCTGCTCCAGTACATCCGTTTCGCAAAGGCGCAGATTCTGGCCAAGGGACGGGAGACGCGGTCCTAG
- a CDS encoding electron transport complex protein RnfA, whose translation MEYFMLFISAIFINNIVLVQYLGTCPFMGTSKSTDVAFGMGAAVIFVMLMATAFTWPLQRYVLTPFGIGYLQTIVFILVIASLVQFVEMFLKKAVPPLHASLGLFLPLITTNCAVMGVAIMVQRNQYSFVKAMAFSLASGIGFLIALIIVSAIRERLDLSPVPVVFRGIPVALVTAGVMSLVFLAFQGMAA comes from the coding sequence ATGGAATACTTCATGCTGTTCATCTCGGCCATCTTCATCAACAACATCGTTCTGGTTCAATATCTCGGTACCTGTCCGTTCATGGGCACGTCCAAATCCACGGACGTGGCTTTCGGCATGGGCGCGGCGGTCATCTTCGTCATGCTCATGGCCACGGCATTCACCTGGCCCCTGCAACGGTATGTGCTGACGCCCTTCGGCATCGGCTACCTGCAAACCATCGTCTTCATCCTGGTCATCGCTTCCCTGGTTCAGTTCGTGGAGATGTTCCTGAAGAAGGCCGTGCCGCCGCTGCACGCCTCCCTCGGGCTATTCCTGCCTCTGATAACCACCAACTGCGCGGTCATGGGCGTGGCCATCATGGTCCAGCGCAACCAGTACTCGTTCGTCAAGGCGATGGCTTTTTCCCTGGCTTCGGGGATCGGTTTTCTCATCGCCCTGATAATCGTCTCCGCCATCCGGGAGCGGCTGGACCTCTCCCCGGTGCCCGTCGTCTTCCGGGGCATTCCTGTGGCCCTGGTCACGGCGGGTGTCATGTCCCTGGTCTTTCTCGCCTTTCAAGGCATGGCCGCATAA
- a CDS encoding cytochrome c3 family protein — MISTVVALLFAGAVAGYAIPVEKRETPTRCILDNTGGRVIFTHGVHAEDYGLDCDDCHHDDVEGQARLECGGCHPAEFGEEFRLGHAKAFFGRETCPRCHVDVPDGPPPLDELPDVEFIPVRGDAFHTQCRGCHESNGGPFDEDSCTRCHAR, encoded by the coding sequence ATGATTTCCACAGTGGTTGCGCTCCTGTTTGCGGGCGCGGTGGCCGGGTATGCCATTCCCGTGGAAAAACGGGAGACGCCCACCCGGTGCATTCTGGACAACACTGGCGGCCGGGTCATTTTCACGCACGGGGTCCATGCCGAGGACTACGGCTTGGACTGCGACGACTGCCATCACGATGACGTCGAGGGCCAAGCTCGTCTGGAATGCGGGGGATGCCATCCGGCGGAGTTCGGCGAGGAGTTTCGCCTCGGCCATGCCAAGGCGTTTTTCGGCCGGGAGACCTGTCCCCGCTGCCATGTTGACGTTCCTGACGGGCCACCCCCTTTAGACGAGTTGCCGGACGTGGAATTCATTCCCGTCAGAGGCGATGCCTTTCATACTCAATGCCGAGGGTGCCACGAGTCGAACGGCGGCCCCTTTGACGAAGATTCCTGCACCCGGTGTCACGCGAGGTAA
- a CDS encoding PAS domain-containing sensor histidine kinase, translated as MNLQNYYETVMELTHGIVVTLDLDGGIIHGNSELEQLSGYNLRELAGRDWFEVFIPRNEREMARRALFESAAGPGRGITAFAGRIRAKDGDTVYVNWNLKPLTDSNGEIISLLCVGQDVTDLVLREKGLLRERFTLLERNKELSCLYSLSQLMGEIHRSMDDLLRQVVDLLPSAFQNPEMTYARLRLGHKIYETPGYEDSDHMLKSDLVVNNEKRGSLSVAVRDDAARPGFIEDERDLFSTVVQQVMILVSKRETRLAKQELERQLRQSDRLAKIGQFSAGVAHEINEPLANILGFAELALQTPKLPGQVVTDLNNIVDSSLHAREIIRKLMFFGRQLPPQPTFIDLNDTVEQALRITESGARRGDIEIVRDFDRTLPRILADPQHMKQVVVNLVVNAIQAMTEGGTVTIRTVSHDGDAYLIVEDTGPGMTPDVLKMIFTPFFTTKDVDKGSGLGLSVIHGIVKAHGGLIQVESAPDAGTRVEVALPCHLCCTEDD; from the coding sequence ATGAATCTCCAGAATTACTATGAAACCGTCATGGAGCTGACCCACGGCATCGTGGTCACGCTCGACCTCGACGGGGGGATCATTCACGGCAACTCCGAACTGGAACAGCTTTCCGGGTATAACCTACGGGAATTGGCCGGAAGGGACTGGTTCGAGGTTTTCATACCCAGGAACGAGCGCGAGATGGCACGCCGCGCCCTGTTCGAAAGCGCGGCGGGGCCGGGCAGGGGCATCACCGCTTTTGCCGGTCGCATCCGGGCCAAGGACGGCGACACGGTTTACGTCAACTGGAACCTCAAGCCGCTGACCGACTCCAACGGGGAGATAATCAGCCTGCTGTGCGTTGGGCAGGACGTGACCGACCTGGTCCTGCGCGAGAAGGGGCTCCTGCGCGAGCGGTTCACCCTGCTCGAACGCAACAAGGAGTTGAGCTGCCTCTATTCCTTGAGCCAGCTTATGGGCGAGATTCATCGGTCCATGGATGATCTCCTGCGGCAGGTGGTGGACCTGCTTCCCTCGGCCTTCCAGAATCCCGAAATGACCTATGCCCGTCTTCGGCTCGGACACAAGATTTACGAGACTCCGGGCTATGAGGACAGCGACCACATGCTCAAGTCCGACCTCGTGGTAAACAACGAGAAGCGGGGCTCCCTGAGCGTGGCCGTGCGCGATGACGCCGCCAGGCCCGGCTTCATAGAGGACGAGCGCGACCTTTTCTCCACCGTGGTTCAGCAGGTGATGATCCTCGTGTCCAAGCGGGAGACCCGGCTGGCCAAACAGGAACTCGAACGGCAGTTGCGGCAGTCCGACAGGCTGGCCAAGATCGGGCAGTTCTCGGCCGGTGTGGCCCATGAGATCAACGAGCCCCTTGCCAATATTCTCGGGTTCGCCGAGCTTGCCCTGCAGACTCCGAAGCTGCCCGGGCAGGTGGTCACCGATCTGAATAATATTGTGGATTCCTCCCTCCATGCGCGGGAGATCATCCGCAAGCTCATGTTTTTCGGGCGTCAGTTGCCGCCCCAGCCGACTTTCATCGACCTGAACGATACCGTGGAGCAGGCCCTGCGCATCACCGAGTCCGGGGCCAGGCGCGGGGACATAGAAATCGTTCGGGATTTTGACCGGACATTGCCCAGAATCCTGGCCGACCCGCAACACATGAAGCAGGTTGTGGTCAATCTGGTCGTCAACGCCATTCAGGCCATGACCGAGGGTGGAACCGTGACCATTCGGACGGTCAGTCACGATGGCGACGCCTATCTCATAGTGGAGGACACCGGACCGGGCATGACCCCGGACGTGCTCAAAATGATCTTCACTCCGTTTTTCACCACCAAGGACGTGGACAAGGGATCGGGTCTGGGACTGTCCGTGATACACGGCATAGTCAAGGCCCATGGCGGGTTGATACAGGTGGAAAGCGCGCCCGACGCCGGTACCAGGGTGGAGGTGGCATTGCCTTGCCATCTGTGCTGCACGGAGGATGATTGA
- a CDS encoding electron transport complex subunit E, translating into MSSIKKEFLKGLWDELPPFRVVLGLCPTLAVTSTAENGFGMGVAVLFVLTLSNAIISAMRKVIPAKVRIACFIVIAASLVVAVELLMQAYTYSLYQKLGIFVPLIVVNCIILGRAEAFASKNPVLPSIADGLGMGLGFTLSLTILGALREGLGSGTVFGVPVVWETFRPAHFLVMAPGAFVCLGVILAGMNALNRHLSRRKGEPAAEPQNAACASCASCNLCITAKREE; encoded by the coding sequence ATGAGTTCCATCAAAAAGGAATTTCTCAAGGGGTTGTGGGACGAGCTGCCGCCGTTCAGGGTGGTGCTCGGGCTGTGTCCCACGCTGGCCGTCACTTCCACGGCGGAGAACGGTTTCGGCATGGGCGTGGCCGTGCTCTTCGTCCTGACTCTGTCCAACGCCATCATCTCGGCGATGCGGAAGGTCATTCCGGCCAAGGTGCGCATCGCCTGCTTCATCGTCATCGCGGCATCCCTGGTGGTGGCCGTGGAGTTGCTCATGCAGGCGTACACATACTCCCTGTACCAGAAGCTGGGCATCTTCGTGCCGCTCATCGTGGTCAACTGCATCATCCTGGGACGGGCCGAGGCGTTCGCTTCCAAGAATCCGGTACTGCCGTCCATCGCCGACGGGCTCGGCATGGGCCTTGGCTTCACGCTGTCGCTGACCATTCTCGGCGCGCTGCGCGAGGGGCTCGGCAGCGGCACCGTCTTTGGCGTCCCGGTGGTTTGGGAGACATTCAGGCCCGCACATTTCCTGGTGATGGCTCCGGGCGCGTTCGTCTGCCTGGGCGTGATCCTGGCGGGCATGAACGCCCTCAACCGCCACTTGAGCCGCAGGAAGGGCGAACCGGCCGCCGAGCCGCAGAACGCGGCCTGCGCCTCCTGCGCGTCGTGCAACCTCTGCATAACGGCCAAGAGGGAGGAGTAG